Proteins found in one Sorghum bicolor cultivar BTx623 chromosome 1, Sorghum_bicolor_NCBIv3, whole genome shotgun sequence genomic segment:
- the LOC110431796 gene encoding signal peptide peptidase 1-like encodes MRTHERAANLALAGLSLAPLVVNVNPNVNVVLTACLTVYVGCYRSVKPTPPSETMSKEHAMRFPFVGSAMLLSLFLLFKFLSKDLVNAVLTAYFFILGIVALSATLLPSIKRFLPKEWNDNLIVWQAPLIRWAPFIHSLSVEFTKSQIVASIPGFFFCLWYASKKHWLANNVLGLAFCIQGIEMLSLGSFKIGAILLGGLFVYDIFWVFFTPVMVSVAKSFDAPIKLLFPTADAARPFSMLGLGDIVIPGIFVALALRFDVSRGIKNRYFNGAFLGYAVGMTVTIIVMNWFQAAQPALLYLVPCVIGFVAVPSLWYGEVKQLLEFDESKVEAEEGGVEEEQDDNSSKGNKKVD; translated from the exons ATGAGGACACATGAACGAGCTGCCAATTTGGCTCTTGCTG GACTGAGCTTGGCGCCACTTGTGGTCAACGTAAACCCAAATGTGAATGTGGTATTGACAGCATGCCTTACTGTCTATGTGGGTTGCTACCGTTCTGTCAAGCCAACTCCACCCTCT GAGACCATGTCCAAGGAGCATGCTATGCGGTTCCCCTTTGTTGGAAGTGCTATGCTTTTATCACTGTTCCTTCTATTCAAGTTTCTCTCAAAAGACTTGGTCAATGCTGTGCTCACTGCCTACTTTTTCATTCTAGGCATTGTTGCTCTCTC TGCAACACTGCTTCCTTCTATAAAACGTTTTCTTCCAAAAGAGTGGAATGATAATCTCATCGTCTGGCAGGCTCCACTTATCCGCTGGGCTCCGTTTATCCACT CGCTCTCAGTGGAGTTCACAAAGTCCCAGATTGTTGCTTCAATACCTGGATTTTTCTTTTGCTTGTGGTATGCGTCAAAGAAGCATTGGCTTGCAAACAATGTTCTGGGATTGGCTTTCTGTATTCAG GGGATTGAGATGCTGTCATTGGGATCATTTAAAATTGGAGCCATTCTCTTG GGTGGACTTTTTGTGTATGACATTTTCTGGGTGTTCTTCACTCCAGTTATGGTTAGTGTGGCTAAATCTTTTGATGCTCCGATAAAG CTTCTGTTTCCAACTGCAGACGCTGCACGTCCATTCTCCATGCTTGGCCTTGGTGACATTGTAATACCTG GTATATTTGTTGCACTTGCCTTGCGCTTTGATGTCTCAAGAGGTATCAAGAACCGTTACTTCAACGGTGCATTTTTGGGATACGCTGTGGGTATGACAGTGACCATCATTGTAATGAACTGGTTTCAAGCTGCACAG CCTGCTCTACTATACCTCGTTCCTTGTGTGATTGGTTTCGTTGCTGTTCCCAGTCTGTGGTATGGAGAAGTGAAACAG CTGCTTGAGTTTGATGAGTCAAAAGTTGAGGCTGAGGAAGGTGGTGTAGAAGAAGAGCAAGATGATAATAGTTCCAAAGGCAACAAAAAGGTGGACTAG